From Nicotiana tabacum cultivar K326 chromosome 22, ASM71507v2, whole genome shotgun sequence, one genomic window encodes:
- the LOC142175867 gene encoding uncharacterized protein LOC142175867 — translation MVESFNAWVLGPRHKTIITMLEEIRIKVRNRFTRVRAFADSWNEGISPMVMMVLVTNVKKSMKCTIHWNSDFGYEVKGATGIKHIVKLTEGVCSCRTWKLKGIPCAHGITTIHHKRLNPLDFISEWYKKETYLKAYSHFIQPVPCMEMWVESTNAKVEPPPVRTMSGRPTKKRRLGR, via the coding sequence ATGGTTGAAAGCTTCAATGCTTGGGTTTTGGGTCCTAGGCACAAGACAATCATCACCATGCTTGAAGAAATTAGAATAAAGGTAAGGAATAGGTTCACCAGAGTACGGGCATTTGCAGATAGTTGGAATGAAGGCATATCCCCAATGGTAATGATGGTATTGGTTACAAATGTGAAAAAGTCAATGAAGTGCACAATACACTGGAATAgtgattttgggtatgaagtTAAGGGGGCTACTGGGATTAAACACATTGTCAAGTTGACTGAGGGAGTGTGTAGTTGCAGAACTTGGAAACTAAAAGGGATACCTTGTGCACATGGAATAACAACAATTCATCATAAAAGACTTAATCCACTTGACTTCATTTCTGAGTGGTACAAGAAGGAGACTTACCTAAAAGCTTATTCTCATTTCATACAGCCAGTACCATGCATGGAGATGTGGGTTGAGTCAACAAATGCAAAGGTTGAACCACCTCCTGTTAGAACAATGTCTGGAAGGCCCACAAAAAAAAGGAGGTTGGGGAGATAA